In Halostagnicola larsenii XH-48, the sequence GACCCCGACGAGTTGGCTTCCAGAATGTCCGTCGTTCGAACGATCACCGACCTTCTCGAGGCAGCGTCCATCGACGTCGAAACTCGCGCCGCACCGGGAACGAGCGGGGATGGCCTCGTCGACATCGCTGAGGACGTCGACGCAGACCGGGTGATCATCGGCGGCCGTCGCCGATCCCCCACGGGCAAGGCGCTTTTCGGAAGCGCGGTCCAGACCGTGATGTTCAACGCACCCTGTCCGGTGACGTTCGTTCGCGATCAGGAGTAAGCGGCTCTGATTCGGTGTGCGATCGATACCAGCCAGTTGTCGTCGAGCGCTGCTCGAGCCGTCAGGAATCCTCTTCACCCGGCGGGGTTCCGACTCCCGGTGTCGGGTCCGCCATCGAATCGATCACGCGCTTTCGGCGGTGTATCGCCCTGTAGGCCCGACGCAGTAGTCGATCGAGCCGCGAGTGCGAGACGCGTGCGCTCACCCGTCCGTCGCGGATGGCATCGACCACCGATTCGGGCGTGAGTCGATCCGCTTCGACGACGGTGTAGGCCCGACCGACTTCGAAGGGGTAGTGAGCGTCGCTGCCACCGATAAGCGGGAGTCCCCGGTCGGCCGCCAGCTCCTCGACGAGCGGTCGCGAACGGGGGTGTTTTCCGTTGACCTCGATGGCGTCGAACGGCACGTCCTCGAGTTCACGGATCGTGCTGTTGCGAAACGGGTGGGCCACAATCGCGGCGCAGTCGCGCTCGTGAGCCAATTCGACCGCTTGCGCCGGTGTCAGTTCCCCGGGTTTCGTTTCCGAGGGCGGGTCGGGACCCACGACGAGAACGTGGCCGCGGTCGGTCGTGATCTCGATTCCGGGCAGTGTTTCGACGTCCGCAGGCGGCTCGAGGGGGGTGTAGTAATCGTGATTAGTCGTCGCGATACCGTCGAGACCGCGCCGTTGGGCCATTTTCGCGAGTGCCCGCGCGCCGAACGGGTCGAACAGGTCCCCGAGCGTTCGCCGGCCGTGGAAGAATCGCGTGTGCGAATGGAGATCGACGATGTACACGTGAAGGCATTCGCCGGGCAGGCCCTTTTTTGCTTGGCCGGCGTATCACGCGGTATGCAATCGGATAGTCCCGCGGCGGAACGACGAGAAAGCGACCGGGTTTTCGTTCTCAATCCCGTCAGCGGGAGTCAGGATCACGTCGACGACGTCGTCAAACTGGCAGCCGATTACGGATTCGAGGTTCTGACGACCGAAGAATCCGGGGACGCGACTCGGTTCGCCCGCCGGGCCGCACCAGACGTCGATCTCGTCGCCGCAGTCGGCGGCGACGGCACCGTCAACGAAGTCGTCAACGGCATCGTCGAGGCGGACGCGCTCGAGTCGACGACCGTCGGCGTCGTCCCCACAGGAACGGGCAACAACTTCGCGAC encodes:
- a CDS encoding universal stress protein; translated protein: MNEDSPGLDGMEDIGIETVVLGVRARDDDRAETLVDAVEDIRTSNDLTVIVAYIFDKDSHNETIKQVVGADSEHVDPDELASRMSVVRTITDLLEAASIDVETRAAPGTSGDGLVDIAEDVDADRVIIGGRRRSPTGKALFGSAVQTVMFNAPCPVTFVRDQE
- a CDS encoding PHP domain-containing protein; this encodes MYIVDLHSHTRFFHGRRTLGDLFDPFGARALAKMAQRRGLDGIATTNHDYYTPLEPPADVETLPGIEITTDRGHVLVVGPDPPSETKPGELTPAQAVELAHERDCAAIVAHPFRNSTIRELEDVPFDAIEVNGKHPRSRPLVEELAADRGLPLIGGSDAHYPFEVGRAYTVVEADRLTPESVVDAIRDGRVSARVSHSRLDRLLRRAYRAIHRRKRVIDSMADPTPGVGTPPGEEDS